In Macaca nemestrina isolate mMacNem1 chromosome 11, mMacNem.hap1, whole genome shotgun sequence, a single window of DNA contains:
- the LOC139357014 gene encoding small cysteine and glycine repeat-containing protein 7-like — MGCCGCGSCGGCSGCGGGCGGCSGGCGGCGGGCGGGCGSCTTCRCYRVGCCSSCCPCCRGCCGGCCSTPVICCCRRTCSSCGCGCGKGCCQQKGCCQKQCCC; from the coding sequence ATGGGTTGCTGTGGTTGTGGAAGTTGTGGTGGCTGTAGTGGCTGTGGTGGTGGCTGCGGTGGCTGCAGTGGTGGCTGCGGTGGCTGTGGCGGTGGCTGTGGCGGTGGCTGTGGCAGCTGCACCACCTGCAGGTGCTACCGGGTGGGCTGCTGCTCCAGCTGCTGCCCCTGCTGCCGCGGCTGCTGTGGGGGCTGCTGTAGCACGCCCGTGATCTGCTGCTGCCGCCGCACCTGCAGCTCGTGTGGCTGCGGCTGTGGGAAGGGCTGTTGCCAGCAGAAGGGCTGCTGCCAGAAGCAATGCTGCTGCTAG